A section of the Scylla paramamosain isolate STU-SP2022 chromosome 33, ASM3559412v1, whole genome shotgun sequence genome encodes:
- the LOC135089871 gene encoding uncharacterized protein LOC135089871, which produces MSFYLLPPTGITSLYSLMKDAETRLLYLCQLHQRWGDNEKIQNLFRDHLNLAFNSDCLIEGTEKDCTTSYMLRLAALGDGKFQSFLTSAETLFLEHRLVCGGEVAIRDTISEALTHSGLALESVYLTHSQHVFIQQLQKVLRSLVAAGMNECEDRKLCHHSVKVPWTLVLPLVKTRSVVLEVGQAVVECSQVVQLLCCLFETLFVLGFKQLVASKVHEDILEDKRIAAIIKNLYRLYREHHVGKIIRPSRYLKHTQIEKEARHFPLCMQDLHKDLKRHNRLRHYERYRFTLYLKDIGLPLDENIAFWESYYSKPHSSGSGGCQHAWQGSKNRYAYSIRHMYGLEGRKVNCASHSCSRLQQIESHPQEKGGCPFSTYRPDQVMPLLQPLLGTNTHIEDVISMEMMAGRPSAACKTLMAFTLLKMQQKVTNTTPNSSLEQAGHRVTGEIGLSRLVGPNAAPECGAVLATTTTTTIIMTTQREARGISQTHTTGDAGLHTSGGEGCSRGSAVCDAGCPGKINTAGGKFVVDIEDITALMPQCLFNRPSQYYLKVVSGEKLLS; this is translated from the exons ATGAGCTTCTACCTCCTGCCTCCCACAGGCATAACGTCGCTGTACTCACTCATGAAGGACGCGGAAACAAGACTTCTTTATCTATGTCAG CTTCACCAGCGCTGGGGTGACAATGAGAAGATCCAGAATCTCTTCCGTGACCACCTCAATCTTGCCTTCAACAGTGACTGTCTCATCGAAGGCACAGAGAAGGACTGCACCACGTCTTACATGCTCAG ACTCGCAGCTTTAGGTGATGGGAAATTTCAAAGTTTCCTGACCAGTGCAGAAACATTATTCTTGGAACATCGACTGGTGTGCGGAGGAGAAGTGGCAATAAGGGATACCATATCAGAGGCACTGACTCACTCGGGTCTTGCTTTAGAGAGCGTATATCTCACACATTCACAACATGTATTCATTCAACAACTACAAAAAGTGTTAAGAAGTCTTGTAGCTGCTGGGATGAATGAGTGTGAGGACCGAAAGCTGTGCCACCACTCTGTTAAAG TTCCATGGACCCTGGTGCTGCCCCTGGTGAAGACCCGCAGTGTGGTGCTGGAGGTGGGCCAGGCAGTGGTGGAGTGCTCACAGGTGGTGCAGTTATTGTGTTGCCTCTTTGAGACATTATTTGTTCTTGGGTTCAAGCAGTTGGTGGCTAGTAAAGTACATGAGGATATACTAGAAGATAAAAGAATTGCTGCCATCATCAAGAATCTGTACAGATTGTACAGAGAACATCATGTAGGAAAAATCATAAGACCCTCAAGATACCTGAAGCACACACAGATAGAAAAGGAAGCCAGACATTTTCCCCTGTGCATGCAAGACCTGCATAAAGACTTGAAGCGTCACAATCGACTCCGCCACTATGAAAGGTACCGGTTCACCTTGTACCTGAAGGACATTGGGTTGCCTTTGGATGAGAATATTGCCTTCTGGGAAAGTTATTACAGCAAACCTCACAGCAGCGGCTCAGGGGGCTGCCAGCATGCGTGGCAAGGCAGCAAGAATCGCTACGCATACAGTATAAGACACATGTACGGCTTGGAGGGACGAAAAGTCAACTGCGCATCACACTCCTGCTCAAGATTACAG CAAATAGAATCTCACCCCCAAGAGAAAGGTGGGTGCCCCTTCAGCACCTACAGGCCTGACCAGGTGATGCCCCTGCTGCAGCCGCTGCTTGGCACCAACACCCACATTGAGGATGTCATTTCCATGGAGATGATGGCTGGGAGACCCTCCGCTGCCTGTAAGACCCTCATGGCCTTCACATTGCTTAAAATGCAACAAAAAGTAACCAATACCACACCCAACAGTAGTTTGGAACAAGCAGGTCATCGTGTCACAGGAGAGATTGGACTCTCAAGATTGGTGGGCCCCAACGCTGCCCCTGAGTGTGGGGCAGtgctggccaccaccaccaccaccaccatcatcatgacTACTCAGAGAGAGGCACGTGGCATCTCACAAACCCATACCACGGGAGATGCTGGCTTGCATACGAGTGGTGGCGAAGGATGTTCAAGGGGAAGTGCAGTGTGTGATGCTGGCTGTCCTGGCAAAATTAACACTGCAGGAGGAAAATTTGTAGTTGATATTGAGGACATCACAGCCTTGATGCCTCAGTGTCTCTTTAACAGACCGTCACAATATTATCTAAAGGTTGTCAGTGGTGAGAAGTTATTATCTTGA